The Meiothermus sp. CFH 77666 DNA window CCCTGCAGTTACTTCGGCCCAGCGGGAAAAACGGGCTGCCTTGCGCAAAACCGGGCGAACCCGGTCGGCAAAAAGGGCCACCAGCAGGAATGGCACCGCCAGACCCAGAATGTAGGCCAGCAAAAAGTGTACCCCCCCTCCGGCAGCGGTGAGGGTCAAAATACCGCCCAGAATCGGGCCGATGCAAGGCGTCCAGCCCAGGCCCAAGACCATGCCCATTACAAAGGCCCCCCAGGGCCGGCTGGTATCCCCCTGGTAGCGCAGGTTGACCCCCCACTTGGGCTTCAGGCCCAGCATGTACAGCCCAAAAAGCAGCATGATGACCCCGCCCACCTGGCCCAGCAGTTGGCGGTTTTCGAACAACACCCCCCCCAGAAGCGTAAAGGGCAGCCCCAGCAACAAAAACACCAGCGAGAACCCCCCCACAAAGAAAAAGGCGTTGAACAAGGGTCTTCCTCGTTCTCCACCCAAATACAGCAGATAGGTAGGCACCAGCGGCAGCACGCAGGGAGAAAGGAACGAAAGAATCCCGGCCAGGAAGGCAGCGGTCAGGCTCATAGCTGTCAGGATAGACCAGCCTGGCAAGGACATTCGTAATTCTTTCAAGGATTGCTGGGTATGATAGCTTGATGCAAGAAAATATTCTGGAACATCAACGTGAACAACGTATTCGCGCCATCCTGGAGGCGATTCCCGATGATTTGATGTTGGTGGATGAGAAGGGCAATATCCGAGAGTACAAAGCGGGTCGAAGCAACCATCACCTGCCCATGGATCGCTTTCTGGGCACCACTTTAGGCGAATTGTTCCCCCCAGACGTGACCCAGCAGCTTCAAGAGGCTATTCGGGCGGTGCTGAAAGGTGAGCAGGCTCTGATTATTGAGTTCAATCTGGAGGAGCGGGACTTCGAGGCCCGCATTGTCCCGATGGAGTGGGACACCGCTTTGATCCTTTTTCGAGACGTGACCCTCGAGCTGGAAGCAGAGCGGCTCAAGTCGGAGTTCATCGCTGCCGTCTCGCACGAGCTCAAAACGCCGCTGGCTTCGATTCTGGGCTTTAGCGAGCTGTTGCTGGAGGATGCTTGCAGCCCATCCGAGCTCAAGGAATTTCTGGAAAACATCCAGCACAGCAGCTTGCGGCTGAAGGATATGGTCAACAACCTGCTGGACACCTCCCGCCTGGAAGCTGGGCGGTTTAGCATCAGCCGGCAGCCGGTAGATCTGCAGGTCAC harbors:
- a CDS encoding HAMP domain-containing sensor histidine kinase, with the translated sequence MQENILEHQREQRIRAILEAIPDDLMLVDEKGNIREYKAGRSNHHLPMDRFLGTTLGELFPPDVTQQLQEAIRAVLKGEQALIIEFNLEERDFEARIVPMEWDTALILFRDVTLELEAERLKSEFIAAVSHELKTPLASILGFSELLLEDACSPSELKEFLENIQHSSLRLKDMVNNLLDTSRLEAGRFSISRQPVDLQVTLAQTARSFAGVAKLSQIQFVWEFDPLPIIEADPERIGQVVGNLLSNAFKFCPRQGTIWLRARPHGGVLLEVEDTGPGIPLEEQGQLFNRYSRTQSAISRGIVGTGLGLYISRAIVEAHHGRIWVESEEGRGAKFSVWLPVH
- a CDS encoding cytochrome c biogenesis CcdA family protein, with product MSLPGWSILTAMSLTAAFLAGILSFLSPCVLPLVPTYLLYLGGERGRPLFNAFFFVGGFSLVFLLLGLPFTLLGGVLFENRQLLGQVGGVIMLLFGLYMLGLKPKWGVNLRYQGDTSRPWGAFVMGMVLGLGWTPCIGPILGGILTLTAAGGGVHFLLAYILGLAVPFLLVALFADRVRPVLRKAARFSRWAEVTAGVALIAVGVLMLTGTFTQLNSFFIKITPEWLLNLEKSLIGQ